In the Microtus pennsylvanicus isolate mMicPen1 chromosome 6, mMicPen1.hap1, whole genome shotgun sequence genome, one interval contains:
- the Tradd gene encoding tumor necrosis factor receptor type 1-associated DEATH domain protein codes for MAAGQNGHEEWVGSAYLFLESSLDKVVLSEAYTDPQKKAAIYKALQTALSESADSPDVLQILKIHCSDPQLVVQLRFSGRLLCGRFLQAYREGALRTALQRCMAPALAQEAVRLELELRAGAEQLDPLLTDEERCLNYILAQKPDRLRDEELAELEDEFRKLTCDRTDSSEALQVDSAASKSPVPSLAEEKSLPAACHTFLFHGQPIVNRPLNLQDQQTFARSVGLKWRRVGRSLQSSCRALRDPALDALAYEYEREGLYEQAFQLLSRFIQAEGRRATLQRLVEALEENELTSLAEDLLGLA; via the exons ATGGCAGCGGGGCAGAATGGGCATGAAGAGTGGGTGGGCAGTGCATACCTGTTTCTGGAGTCCTCCCTGGACAAGGTGGTTCTGTCTGAAGCCTACACAGATCCCCAGAAGAAGGCGGCAATATACAAGGCGCTGCAGACTGCGTTGTCAG AGAGTGCGGACAGCCCTGATGTACTGCAGATACTCAAGATCCACTGCAGCGACCCGCAGCTCGTCGTGCAATTGCGGTTCTCCGGGCGCCTGCTGTGCGGCCGGTTCCTTCAAGCCTACCGCGAGGGGGCGCTGCGCACCGCGCTGCAAAGGTGCATGGCCCCGGCACTTGCCCAGGAAGCGGTGcggctggaactggagttgcgtGCTGGGGCAGAGCAGCTGGACCCTTTGCTGACCGACGAGGAGCGgtgtttaaattacattttagcCCAGAAG CCGGACCGGCTCCGGGATGAGGAACTCGCAGAACTGGAGGATGAGTTTCGCAAACTGACGTGCGACCGCACTGATTCGAGTGAAGCCTTACAGGTTGACTCAGCCGCTTCAAAGTCCCCAGTTCCCTCTCTGGCCGAGGAGAAGTCACTGCCGGCGGCCTGCCATACTTTTCTGTTCCATGGTCAGCCCATAG TGAACCGGCCACTGAATCTGCAAGACCAGCAGACGTTCGCGCGCTCAGTGGGTCTCAAATGGCGCAGGGTGGGGCGCTCGCTGCAGAGTAGCTGTCGAGCACTGAGGGATCCTGCCCTCGACGCGCTGGCCTATGAATACGAGCGAGAAGGGCTGTATGAGCAGGCCTTCCAGCTGCTGAGCCGCTTCATACAAGCCGAGGGCCGTCGTGCCACGCTGCAGCGCCTGGTGGAGGCGCTGGAGGAGAACGAGCTCACcagtcttgcagaggatctgCTAGGCTTGGCCTAG
- the B3gnt9 gene encoding UDP-GlcNAc:betaGal beta-1,3-N-acetylglucosaminyltransferase 9 codes for MKRRLRRCRDAWLTLLLSATLGLLLYAQRDGAAPKTRAPPARGQSPRPTLGLRARAPPNTASAVPLAYEDDTPVPPTPTGPFDFGRYLRAKDQRRFPLLINQPRKCRRDSASGGPPDLLIAVKSVAADFERREAVRQTWGAEGRVQGALVRRVFLLGVPRGAGSGSAGTRTHWRALLETESRAYADILLWDFEDTFFNLTLKEIHFLAWATAFCPDVRFVFKGDADVFVHVRNLLQFLESRDPAQDLLAGDVIVQARPIRARASKYFIPKAVYGLPVYPAYAGGGGFVLSGATLRRLAEACTQVELFPIDDVFLGMCLQRLRLTPEPHPAFRTFGIAQPSAAPHLRTFDPCFYRELVVVHGLSAADIWLMWRLLYGPQGPVCAHPQPVATGPFQWDA; via the coding sequence ATGAAGAGGAGGTTGCGCCGCTGCCGGGACGCGTGGCTCACGCTACTGCTCAGCGCCACCCTCGGCCTCCTGCTCTACGCGCAGCGTGACGGGGCAGCCCCCAAAACCAGAGCACCACCAGCTCGAGGACAGTCCCCGCGGCCCACTCTTGGTCTCCGGGCACGCGCGCCCCCCAATACCGCCAGCGCCGTCCCGCTGGCCTACGAGGACGACACCCCGGTGCCGCCCACCCCTACGGGCCCCTTTGACTTCGGCAGGTATCTGCGAGCCAAGGATCAACGGCGCTTCCCGCTGCTCATTAACCAGCCTCGCAAATGCCGCAGAGACAGCGCCTCTGGCGGCCCGCCCGATCTGCTCATCGCGGTCAAATCTGTGGCCGCCGACTTCGAGCGGCGGGAAGCCGTACGCCAGACTTGGGGTGCAGAGGGTCGCGTGCAGGGGGCACTCGTGCGCCGAGTGTTCTTGCTGGGAGTGCCTAGGGGCGCTGGCTCTGGCAGTGCGGGCACGCGGACGCACTGGCGCGCCCTGCTGGAAACTGAGAGCCGCGCTTATGCAGACATCCTGCTCTGGGATTTCGAAGACACTTTCTTTAATCTAACGCTCAAGGAGATTCACTTTTTGGCCTGGGCCACAGCTTTCTGTCCAGACGTACGCTTTGTTTTTAAGGGCGATGCTGATGTGTTCGTGCACGTGAGGAACCTGCTGCAGTTCCTCGAGTCGCGGGATCCGGCACAGGACCTTCTTGCCGGTGATGTGATTGTGCAGGCAAGGCCAATCCGCGCGAGAGCCAGCAAGTACTTCATTCCCAAGGCTGTGTATGGACTGCCGGTTTACCCAGCCTATGCCGGGGGTGGCGGCTTTGTTCTTTCCGGAGCCACGCTCCGCCGCCTAGCAGAGGCCTGTACACAGGTTGAGCTCTTTCCCATAGACGATGTCTTTCTGGGCATGTGCCTGCAGCGCCTGCGGCTCACACCTGAGCCTCATCCAGCGTTTCGCACCTTTGGCATTGCTCAGCCGTCAGCTGCACCGCATCTTCGCACCTTTGACCCCTGTTTCTACCGAGAACTGGTGGTAGTGCATGGGCTATCTGCAGCTGACATTTGGCTTATGTGGCGCTTGCTGTATGGGCCTCAGGGGCCAGTCTGTGCACATCCACAGCCTGTAGCAACAGGTCCGTTCCAATGGGACGCTTAG